Genomic DNA from Sporosarcina sp. ANT_H38:
CGACCGCCTGGATTACCCGTCATCCGGCTAACATTCAAGTCGTGCTTGGAACAACGAATCCTCAGCGATTAAAAGACGCATGTAAAGGCGTGGAAATTACGTTAACAAGAAAAGAATGGTATGACATTTATAAAGCTGCTGGAAATATCGTTCCGTAACAAAAATGTTGCATGAAATTCATTATAAATAACAACAGAGTCTAGCGTCTAAAACTGTTCCGAGTCGAAAAGCATATATTCTAGTTTTAAAAAACGGTTCAAGGGTATTATTCCTTGAACCGTTTTTATGTTATTAGTAAGTATTGAATTCACTCTATTTCTACCTTGAGCTTTTCAGTATTTGTTGAAGTGCCTTGTCGATTGTCTCATATGTAAACTGGAATCCTTCTTTTTCTAATCTGTCGGGAACAACCCATCGACTCTTCAAAATTAATTCCGTTTCAGTTCGCAGGAAGACGGAACCCATTTCGAGCATCCATTTTGGCGATGGGAATCCAATTTTACGGTCCATCGTTTTTCGAAGTTGTGTCATGAATACTCGATTCGTGATTGGTTGAGGAGCTGAACAATTGAATACTCCATCCAAATGTTCATTCCTCTGCAGAAAAAGTACAATCTGAAACACATCTTCAATATGAATCCAACTAAACATTTGATTACCTGTTCCTTGCACTCCGCCTAGGCCAAAGCGTACCAGGTTGAGGTAGGGCTCCATTACTCCACCATCCTTACCAAGTACAATAGCAATTCTTAATGCAACTTTCCTCGTCTGAGGTAGGTCAAAAGTAAATAGGGAATTTTCCCAAGCTTGCGCAACCCCGACGGAGAAACCAGTTCCTATCTCTCCACCAGCTTCCGTCATGGGGCGATCTTCCGCATGGCGATAAATCGTAGCTGAGCTCGAATTGATCCATAAAGAAGGTGGATTTTTACAGGCTAACAGTGCATGACCAAGTATTTCTGTAGTATCTGTTCTTGAATCTAGGATTTCTTTCTTATTCTTCTCATTATAACGGCAATTGACGGACTTACCTGCAAGATTGATGAGCATCTCTGCGCCTTCCAAGGCATCTATTATACCTGCGTGATCTGTCCAAGAAAGATGATGAGGACTTCTTGAAATGATGATTATTTCATATCCTAAATTTGTGAAATTCTCTTTAAGGTATTGACCCATAAAACCCGTTCCACCAGCTATGACGATTTTCTTTTTCATATCATCCATCCTCTTCTTATAAGTTGTTATTAATAGGACGATAGATTGCACATTTAAGATGCAGAAACCGCTAGTGAATGTAAAAAGTTACCCTTGAAGATTACTTACAGTTTGTAAGTCTAAGAGGATACAAGAAACAAAGTAGGGGATAAACTGCATTTAGTTCCAAACGCTTAGCACTTAAGAATTGGTTTTTTGTTACCAAGAATTAGTGGGTGAGAATAAAGAAACTAAAATTGTTTTTATGTTATAATATATGCACAACAATTGCATAAGAAGGTTGGATAAGTTGTCACTTCCATCTGACAACTTATGAGTCAATCAGTCTTCTAATACAATTATCCGCGATTTGTTGAAGGTCAACTTATTTTAAGTTAAATAAAAGCAATTCTGCTGTAGGAAAGTCTGACAGTTACTTCATATCCTAAAATCGGACTAACTGTTCTTCACTCAACCTAGTTTGGGAGAAAGATTTATTAAGCAGGAGTGAAAGCAATCATCGGTTGAGGTAGACCAGGAGGCAAATAGAATGATTTATGCAAAAGGAATTATATCTTTTCAGTCAAACAGCATACCGACTAAATCAAAAATATATATGAAGAATGTTAATGTGAAAATGGAGATTCTCGAAATAACCAAGCGGTCTTCAAGTACTGGGGAAGAACAGTCTATAGTGATCACATGTAGTTACATTGCTCATTTAAATGAACATTATGAATGCAAATCACTTGAAGATTACAATGGAAAAGTCAAACCATTTTTACAAAAATACATTAAAAACTTAATTTATAGAGTGGAAGTTCATCATTTAAATTATTTAAGGAGTGGTAAAAAGAAACCAATCACTCATCAATCTTCTTAATAATAATCTCCTCTACTCTGCAAGCAGCATCAGGTATTCATTCTTTAAACCGTTGAAATGTAAGACATACATTTCCTTGAAAGAAGTGAGAGGTGAAAATGTACGAACAAAATGCCTATTTGCCTAACAGATGTAATAAGCGCTTTCATGGTACGTCTACTAAAGCCCAGGACAAAACAAAATCCCAGCCCAGTAAGCCAACCCCAATCACTCGCAGACCTCAGAAGATATATATAAGAGCGGAAGTAAAGTGACGCTTGAAGAAAGCCCACCTCTATTTACACTTGATCCGAAATAGACCGCCGCCAAGATTTCTCCTTTATAAAATTTCAAATTAAATAGATTAAAATCTGTGATCCTCAAACGTAGTTTTAATCTATTGAACCCCTATATTAAGATGGACTTTTCTTGACAACAAAGATGTGCCATACAGGTAGTATAATACTCCTGGAATAACGGGGTCTTTTTACCGTATTTTAGGAAGTTTAGATTAATGAAAAGTATCATTGTTTTCTTCACTAGTGATCCGTTCTGGGTGGGTATACAAGTTAAATGAGTTTTGTCGTATAAATCCGACAGTCGTAATACCTAATTCTTCTGCAAGTGTTAGAGCGAGTTCAGTAGGTGCTGATTTTGAAAGTACCATTGAACACCCGATTTTTGCTACTTTCAATAAAATCTCCGATGAAATACGCCCACTGAACACAATTACTTTGTCCCGAACTGGAATAGTATGTTTCAAACAGTGACCATAGATTTTATCCAACGCATTATGTCTTCCGATATCCATTCTCGACAGAACTATTCCAGTTGAGTCACAGAGCGCTGCATTATGGACGCCCCCAGTTTGATGGAACATATCCGCTGCTTGCTCCATCTGTTCCATCAGGAAAAAGCAATCATTCGGTGTAAGAGTTAACTTGGTTTCCTTCATATTCTTTGCCGTCAATGCATCGTTGGCGAATACAAAACCTTGTCGGCTCATCCCGCAACAAGAGGTGATATAGCGCTTGTTTAACAATTTTTCGTAAAAGGGATACATCTTATCCGTTTTGATATGAACAATTCCCAATTCTTCCTGCACCCAAATGTCTTTGATGTCTTCATACTTTGGGATGACGCCTTCAGATGCCAAAAAACCGACCACCATGTCTTCGATGTATTCGGGTGAACAAACGATAGTCGCGAATTCTTGATCATTGATTTTAATTGTAACGGGGTGTTCGACTACAATCCGGTCTTCCTTTTTTGTGAAAGTTCCGGTTGAATATCGAAAAATAGTTCGTTTCTTATCTTGTTCCATCCGCTTTACCTCCCTGAATTCGGTATGTATTTGAACACAGCGTTGGCGCCATCCAGGGGTAGCCGAAACGGTATTCAATGGAATCATTTCTCTAACATATATAGATTGTGTATTCTTATTAATTGGAATATAATGATAGTTAAGTGGACGTACACTATTAACTACTGTGGCGTTTTAATATTTTAAGAGAAAATAAGTAATGATACTATAACACGTCTTATATGAAGACTATTCCACTATGAAAGGGCACTTGTCAAGTCGGTGTGTTTTTTTATAGTGGTTTTTATTTATAAAAAAGGAGGCGCTTACTTGCGTATCAAGATTAACGATTCGGGTTATGACTTCGTGGAAGGCAAGACGATTCTTGAGGTGATCAATCAATATCAAATCTCTCATCCGCAAATATGCTACTTACCTGAAGTGGACCCGATTGAGACGTGTGATACGTGTATATTGGAAGTGGATGGTCGACTAGTACGTGCCTGTTCAACAAAAGCAGTTTCTGGAATGAATGTAGCACTTTCTTCTACTCGGGCTAAGGAAGCACAGACAGAGGCTATGGATCGAATTCTTGAAAATCACCTGTTGTATTGTACAGTGTGTGACAACAACAATGGTAACTGCAAAATACATAATACCGTGGATATGATGGGAATTGAACATCAAAAATATCCGTATGAACCAAAATGTACACAAGAAAGTGTTGATTTTACACATCCGTTTTACCGTTACGACCCGAATCAATGCATTGCCTGCGGCCAGTGTGTAGAAGTGTGTCAAAACCTACAGGTAAATGAAACCTTATCGATTGATTGGGAGAGGGATCGTCCAATTGTTCTATGGGATGGGGGAGCGAAAATCAATGACTCCTCCTGTGTCGGATGCGGGCACTGTGTTACCGTTTGTCCATGCAATGCGCTGATGGAAAAATCAATGCTTGGTGAAGCTGGATTCATGACCGGACTAAAAGAGCAAATTCTGTCGCCAATGATCGAACTTGTCAAAGAGGTAGAGCCTGGCTATAGCGGGATTATGGCTATTTCCGATGCTGAATCCGCGATGCGCGATACGAGGACAAAGAAAACGAAAACAGTTTGTACATTCTGCGGTGTTGGTTGTTCTTTTGAAGTGTGGACAAAGGACCGGAAGATATTAAAAATCCAGCCCGTATCAGATGCACCAGTAAATGCGATTTCAACGTGTGTAAAAGGGAAGTTCGGTTGGGATTTCGTCAACAGCGAAGAACGAATTACGACACCACTTATTCGAAAAGGCGATTCTTTTGTAGAAGCTACATGGGAAGAAGCTCTCGATCTCGTTGCTTTAAAGCTCGGTACAACCAAAAAAGAGCATGGAAAAGAAGCTATCGGTATCATTTCATCTTCGAAGATTACAAATGAGGAAAACTATGTCATTCAAAAGTTAGCCCGCCAAGTATTTGAAACAAATAACGTTGATAACTGTTCACGCTATTGTCAGTCTCCAGCGACAGACGGTCTATTCCGTACAGTTGGGATGGGTGGAGACGCTGGAACCATCAAAGATATAGCTAAAGCGGGACTTGTCATTATTGTTGGAGCTAACCCAGCTGAGGGACATCCAGTTCTTGCCACTCGTGTGAAGCGTGCACATAAGTTGAATGGGCAAAAATTGATTGTCGCTGACTTACGGAGAAACGAAATGGCTGATCGCTCCGATATCTTTATAAGTCCTAAGCAAGGGACCGACCAAGTATGGCTCATGGCGGTGACAAAATACATGATTGATAAGGGATGGCATGATCAGTCGTTTATTGATGAAAACGTTCATTATTTGGATGAATTCAAAGATGTACTTCTACAATATACACTCGACTATGCTGAAAAAGTATGTGGTATATCAAAAGATATGCTAATCAAGACAGCAGAAATGATTCGTGATGCAGACGGTACTTGTATTCTTTGGGGAATGGGTGTCACACAAAATACCGGTGGATCAGACACTTCAGCTGCAATATCTAATTTGTTGCTTGCGACAGGTAATTATCGACGCCCTGGTGCAGGAGCCTATCCGCTGCGAGGGCATAATAATGTACAGGGTGCATGTGATATGGGATCACTACCGGGATGGCTTCCAGGTTATCAACATGTTACTGATGATTTGGCCCGTCAGAAATTCGAAAAGGCATACGGTGTGAAAATCGATAATAAGCCTGGTCTTGATAATATTCAGATGCTGCATTCGATCGATGATGGAATCATGAAAGCTATGTATATAGTCGGTGAGGATATGGCGCTCGTCGATTCTAATTCGAACTACGTACATGATGTCTTGTCTAAACTCGAATTTCTTGTTGTGCAGGATATTTTCTTCTCAAGAACGGCTCAATATGCGGATGTCATTTTACCCGCGGTTCCATCGCTTGAAAAAGACGGTACGTTTACAAATACGGAGAGACGCGTGCAACGTTTGTACAAAGCTCTTCCGGAATTAGGCAACGCAAAGGCGGACTGGTGGATTGTTCAGGAAATCGCTAACCGTCTCGGTGCAGATTGGAACTACAGACATCCAGGTGAGATTTTTGCAGAAATGGCGAGTCTATCACCATTATTTAGTCAAGCAGATTATAGCGTGATGAAAGGCTGGGACAGCTTCTTATGGGGTAGTTTGGATGGTAAAAGCACACCGTTATTATACGAGGACGGATTTAACTTCCCGGATAAAAAAGCACGTTTCGCCCTGTCTGACTGGGTGCCACC
This window encodes:
- a CDS encoding TIGR01777 family oxidoreductase, with product MKKKIVIAGGTGFMGQYLKENFTNLGYEIIIISRSPHHLSWTDHAGIIDALEGAEMLINLAGKSVNCRYNEKNKKEILDSRTDTTEILGHALLACKNPPSLWINSSSATIYRHAEDRPMTEAGGEIGTGFSVGVAQAWENSLFTFDLPQTRKVALRIAIVLGKDGGVMEPYLNLVRFGLGGVQGTGNQMFSWIHIEDVFQIVLFLQRNEHLDGVFNCSAPQPITNRVFMTQLRKTMDRKIGFPSPKWMLEMGSVFLRTETELILKSRWVVPDRLEKEGFQFTYETIDKALQQILKSSR
- the fdhD gene encoding formate dehydrogenase accessory sulfurtransferase FdhD, with the translated sequence MEQDKKRTIFRYSTGTFTKKEDRIVVEHPVTIKINDQEFATIVCSPEYIEDMVVGFLASEGVIPKYEDIKDIWVQEELGIVHIKTDKMYPFYEKLLNKRYITSCCGMSRQGFVFANDALTAKNMKETKLTLTPNDCFFLMEQMEQAADMFHQTGGVHNAALCDSTGIVLSRMDIGRHNALDKIYGHCLKHTIPVRDKVIVFSGRISSEILLKVAKIGCSMVLSKSAPTELALTLAEELGITTVGFIRQNSFNLYTHPERITSEENNDTFH
- the fdhF gene encoding formate dehydrogenase subunit alpha, with product MRIKINDSGYDFVEGKTILEVINQYQISHPQICYLPEVDPIETCDTCILEVDGRLVRACSTKAVSGMNVALSSTRAKEAQTEAMDRILENHLLYCTVCDNNNGNCKIHNTVDMMGIEHQKYPYEPKCTQESVDFTHPFYRYDPNQCIACGQCVEVCQNLQVNETLSIDWERDRPIVLWDGGAKINDSSCVGCGHCVTVCPCNALMEKSMLGEAGFMTGLKEQILSPMIELVKEVEPGYSGIMAISDAESAMRDTRTKKTKTVCTFCGVGCSFEVWTKDRKILKIQPVSDAPVNAISTCVKGKFGWDFVNSEERITTPLIRKGDSFVEATWEEALDLVALKLGTTKKEHGKEAIGIISSSKITNEENYVIQKLARQVFETNNVDNCSRYCQSPATDGLFRTVGMGGDAGTIKDIAKAGLVIIVGANPAEGHPVLATRVKRAHKLNGQKLIVADLRRNEMADRSDIFISPKQGTDQVWLMAVTKYMIDKGWHDQSFIDENVHYLDEFKDVLLQYTLDYAEKVCGISKDMLIKTAEMIRDADGTCILWGMGVTQNTGGSDTSAAISNLLLATGNYRRPGAGAYPLRGHNNVQGACDMGSLPGWLPGYQHVTDDLARQKFEKAYGVKIDNKPGLDNIQMLHSIDDGIMKAMYIVGEDMALVDSNSNYVHDVLSKLEFLVVQDIFFSRTAQYADVILPAVPSLEKDGTFTNTERRVQRLYKALPELGNAKADWWIVQEIANRLGADWNYRHPGEIFAEMASLSPLFSQADYSVMKGWDSFLWGSLDGKSTPLLYEDGFNFPDKKARFALSDWVPPVEFPEEYDLHINNGRLLEHFHEGNMTNKSDGIQEKVPEVFVEVSPELAKERGVLSGSLVRLISPYGSLKLPALVTDRVKKNELFLPMNSVEKESAINFLTGPAVDHRTNTPAYKQTRVRMEVLRKDGKNPLPKSNHRNKKRNPQNGVEVDQKWARPEYVHLTEHLKER